One segment of Ipomoea triloba cultivar NCNSP0323 chromosome 12, ASM357664v1 DNA contains the following:
- the LOC116000441 gene encoding uncharacterized protein LOC116000441 isoform X1, giving the protein MVLRITVVESTLIVKAIQAAAVVRSPLVIFIWRPEGLCVQSMLTDKLEHGQNLSTLLRLEAQTFSSYESTDQYFSAVVERVDLEAVFSTAEDAEHIEFSQSDEDNKLNDFGYLRARFNRPVGAYDENCISLKIYGTFSESMLRSADVSADPSIFPRLPLAAICGLAFADAIAVMESMSGTVLITTRGEIVSFSPVGKGLVPLLLESRNGVIFTRNDLHHGLAGLEIQLPFLNMHAGAKLSAVVFLYRRTKNVGLVWLKLERTRYRLHGDIIYYFY; this is encoded by the exons ATGGTGCTGCGAATCACCGTCGTCGAATCAACTCTTATTGTGAAAGCGATTCAGGCAGCCGCGGTGGTTAGATCTCCGTTAGTGATATTCATTTGGAGACCTGAGGGTCTTTGTGTGCAATCCATGCTTACGGATAAGCTGGAACATGGCCAGAACCTCTCTACTCTTCTCAGGCTCGAGGCTCAGACATTCAGCTCCTATGAATCTACAGATCAATACTTCAGTGCAGTTGTTGAACGTGTCGACCTCGAAGCAGTCTTTTCGACTGCCGAAGATGCCGAACACATCGAATTTTCCCAATCTGATGAAGACAATAAACTGAATGACTTTGGCTACTTGCGTGCTCGCTTCAACAGGCCTGTAG GAGCTTACGATGAGAACTGCATTTCCTTGAAAATATATGGTACCTTTTCTGAGAGCATGCTACGAAGTGCTGATGTTTCAGCTGATCCATCTATCTTTCCACGTCTCCCTCTGGCTGCAATTTGTGGACTCGCTTTTGCAGACGCTATAGCAGTTATGGAGAGCATGTCAGGGACAG TTCTTATAACTACTAGAGGAGAAATAGTATCTTTCTCTCCTGTTGGTAAAGGTTTGGTGCCACTGTTACTAGAGTCGAGG AATGGGGTGATTTTTACGAGGAATGATCTTCATCATGGACTAGCTGGTCTTGAGATCCAACTTCCATTCCTGAACATGCATGCTGGTGCGAAACTCTCGGCTGTGGTTTTTCTATATAGACGGACAAAAAATGTGGGATTGGTGTGGCTTAAGCTTGAAAGAACTCGGTATCGTTTACATGGAGATATCATTTACTACTTTTATTAA
- the LOC116000441 gene encoding uncharacterized protein LOC116000441 isoform X2, with protein MVLRITVVESTLIVKAIQAAAVVRSPLVIFIWRPEGLCVQSMLTDKLEHGQNLSTLLRLEAQTFSSYESTDQYFSAVVERVDLEAVFSTAEDAEHIEFSQSDEDNKLNDFGYLRARFNRPVGAYDENCISLKIYGTFSESMLRSADVSADPSIFPRLPLAAICGLAFADAIAVMESMSGTEWGDFYEE; from the exons ATGGTGCTGCGAATCACCGTCGTCGAATCAACTCTTATTGTGAAAGCGATTCAGGCAGCCGCGGTGGTTAGATCTCCGTTAGTGATATTCATTTGGAGACCTGAGGGTCTTTGTGTGCAATCCATGCTTACGGATAAGCTGGAACATGGCCAGAACCTCTCTACTCTTCTCAGGCTCGAGGCTCAGACATTCAGCTCCTATGAATCTACAGATCAATACTTCAGTGCAGTTGTTGAACGTGTCGACCTCGAAGCAGTCTTTTCGACTGCCGAAGATGCCGAACACATCGAATTTTCCCAATCTGATGAAGACAATAAACTGAATGACTTTGGCTACTTGCGTGCTCGCTTCAACAGGCCTGTAG GAGCTTACGATGAGAACTGCATTTCCTTGAAAATATATGGTACCTTTTCTGAGAGCATGCTACGAAGTGCTGATGTTTCAGCTGATCCATCTATCTTTCCACGTCTCCCTCTGGCTGCAATTTGTGGACTCGCTTTTGCAGACGCTATAGCAGTTATGGAGAGCATGTCAGGGACAG AATGGGGTGATTTTTACGAGGAATGA